In Massilibacterium senegalense, a genomic segment contains:
- the cwlD gene encoding N-acetylmuramoyl-L-alanine amidase CwlD, protein MDRKQARFFVFFMMIVMSISFFFYPWITPSWRVFTLPLSGKIVVIDAGHGGIDGGAVGKKGTREKDITLKIAHELRDYLQGAGAYVIMTREGDYDLAPTNMKRVRDRKVYDLKKRTKIINESGADFFISIHLNAISSSKWSGAQTFYHLSHDENEEMAKYIQQEISLTLKNTKRMEKPIHHVYILKKAKIPGVLVEAGFLSNYEEERLLRDEKYQQKMAASIYRGILRYYTTEQKEK, encoded by the coding sequence ATGGATCGAAAACAAGCACGTTTTTTCGTGTTTTTTATGATGATCGTAATGAGTATTTCTTTTTTTTTCTATCCATGGATTACTCCTTCGTGGCGAGTATTTACCCTTCCCTTATCAGGAAAAATTGTTGTTATAGATGCTGGACACGGGGGAATTGATGGAGGAGCTGTAGGAAAAAAAGGGACAAGGGAAAAGGATATTACGTTGAAAATTGCGCATGAACTGCGGGATTATTTGCAAGGGGCGGGCGCCTATGTCATTATGACGCGAGAAGGTGATTATGATTTGGCACCGACGAACATGAAACGCGTTCGCGATAGAAAAGTGTATGATTTAAAAAAACGAACGAAAATCATTAATGAGTCAGGAGCAGATTTTTTTATTTCCATTCATTTAAATGCTATCTCGTCTTCTAAATGGAGCGGCGCCCAAACATTTTATCATTTATCACACGATGAAAATGAGGAGATGGCAAAATACATTCAACAAGAAATCAGCCTAACATTGAAAAATACGAAGCGTATGGAGAAACCAATCCATCACGTGTATATTTTAAAAAAAGCGAAGATTCCTGGTGTATTAGTAGAAGCAGGATTTTTATCCAATTATGAAGAAGAACGCCTTTTGCGTGATGAAAAATACCAACAAAAAATGGCGGCATCTATATATAGAGGGATTTTACGTTATTATACGACCGAACAAAAAGAAAAATGA